In one Brassica oleracea var. oleracea cultivar TO1000 chromosome C9, BOL, whole genome shotgun sequence genomic region, the following are encoded:
- the LOC106315888 gene encoding agamous-like MADS-box protein AGL14 — protein sequence MVRGKTEMKRIENATSRQVTFSKRRNGLLKKAFELSVLCDAEVALVIFSPRGKLYEFSSSSSITKTVERYQKRIHDLGSSHKREDNTQQAKGETYGLARKIEQLEISKRKFLGEGLDASSIEELQQLENQLERSLTKIRAKKYQLLREELDKLKEKERNLTAENKMLLEKYEMGRGGIIPKTTSEDLDTEESEMEVVTDLLIGPPPIRHYKKFHPPN from the exons ATGGTGAGGGGAAAGACGGAGATGAAGAGGATAGAGAACGCGACGAGCAGGCAAGTGACTTTCTCAAAGAGAAGAAATGGACTTTTGAAGAAAGCCTTTGAATTATCAGTCCTTTGTGATGCCGAAGTTGCCCTAGTTATCTTCTCTCCTAGAGGCAAACTCTATGAGTTTTCTAGCTCCTCCAG TATAACAAAAACAGTAGAACGATATCAGAAACGAATACATGATCTTGGCTCTAGCCATAAAAGGGAGGATAACACGCAG CAAGCAAAAGGCGAAACCTATGGCTTAGCGAGAAAGATCGAACAACTTGAGATTTCAAAACG CAAATTTCTAGGAGAAGGACTCGACGCATCTTCTATTGAGGAGTTACAACAATTGGAAAACCAGCTGGAGCGAAGCTTAACCAAAATAAGAGCGAAAAAG TACCAATTACTGCGTGAAGAACTGGACAAGTTAAAAGAAAAG GAGAGAAACCTCACTGCAGAAAACAAAATGCTGCTGGAGAAG TATGAGATGGGAAGAGGAGGAATAATACCAAAAACAACATCAGAAGACTTGGACACAGAGGAGAGTGAAATGGAAGTGGTGACTGATTTGTTGATTGGACCTCCTCCGATCCGACACTACAAAAAGTTTCATCCTCCAAATTAA